The Fibrobacterota bacterium genome has a segment encoding these proteins:
- a CDS encoding glycosyltransferase: MAGPIEIIIPVYNEGENIVRTLEEIQSKVDHPHRILVVYDFDQDDTLPPLRRYVDKGHGGIRTEKNRYGRGALNAIRTGFEAAEGELCLVCMGDLSDDMTAVRAMLLKMDEGCDVVCGSRYMKGGRQIGGPLFKKTLSRLAGTTLFWLAGVPTHDVTNSFKMYRRALLQRIHIESSGGFEIGMEILIKAHLLGCKIGEVPSTWRDRSGGESKFRLWKWLPNYLHWYGLAFKARFTRDKSGLLRAAPKAA, from the coding sequence GTGGCCGGTCCCATCGAGATCATCATCCCGGTCTACAACGAGGGCGAGAACATCGTCCGCACCTTGGAAGAGATCCAAAGCAAAGTGGACCATCCCCACCGCATCCTGGTGGTGTACGATTTCGATCAGGACGATACCTTGCCTCCGCTGCGCCGTTACGTCGATAAGGGCCATGGCGGCATCCGGACCGAGAAGAACCGTTACGGGCGCGGGGCGCTGAACGCCATCCGCACCGGTTTCGAAGCCGCCGAGGGCGAGCTTTGCCTCGTATGCATGGGCGACCTTTCCGACGATATGACGGCCGTGCGCGCCATGCTCCTCAAGATGGACGAGGGCTGCGACGTGGTTTGCGGATCGCGCTATATGAAGGGCGGACGCCAGATCGGCGGGCCCCTTTTCAAGAAGACCCTCTCGCGCTTGGCGGGGACCACCTTGTTCTGGCTGGCCGGCGTGCCCACCCACGACGTGACCAATAGCTTCAAGATGTACCGCCGCGCCTTGCTGCAACGAATCCACATCGAAAGCAGCGGCGGTTTCGAGATCGGCATGGAGATCCTGATCAAGGCGCATTTACTGGGCTGCAAGATCGGCGAGGTGCCTTCCACCTGGCGCGATCGTTCCGGCGGCGAATCCAAGTTCCGCCTGTGGAAATGGTTGCCTAACTACCTGCACTGGTACGGGCTGGCCTTCAAGGCGCGCTTCACGCGGGACAAAAGCGGGCTCCTGCGAGCGGCCCCCAAGGCGGCCTGA
- a CDS encoding NAD(P)-dependent oxidoreductase produces MKALVTGSKGFIAGYLIEELLERGWEVVGLDNDSKYGEVEKSYDGNPGYRHVRGDAKDTALLKDLIAECDHFVACAAMIGGISYFHAYAYDLLAENERITASAFDAAIWAHKLGRLKKITVLSSSMVFENAVRFPSPEGHQKECPPPFSTYGFQKLATEYFALGAWQQYQLPYTILRPFNCIGTGEKRALGGADVKSGNVTLAMTHVVPDLVAKALKGQDPLRILGDGSQVRHYTYGGDLARGIRLAMESERARNEDFNLSIGTSTTVLELARMIWGKINPGKPFRYESDAPFSHDVQLRVPDIAKARDVIGFTAQTGLDAALDEIIPWIRRQIAAGGM; encoded by the coding sequence ATGAAGGCCCTGGTCACCGGCTCAAAAGGTTTCATCGCCGGCTACCTGATCGAGGAATTGCTGGAGCGGGGCTGGGAGGTGGTCGGCCTCGACAACGATTCCAAGTACGGCGAGGTGGAGAAAAGCTACGACGGGAATCCCGGCTACCGCCACGTGCGGGGCGACGCCAAGGATACGGCCCTGCTGAAGGATCTCATCGCCGAGTGCGATCATTTCGTGGCCTGCGCCGCCATGATCGGGGGCATCTCCTACTTCCACGCCTACGCGTACGATCTCCTGGCCGAGAACGAGCGCATAACCGCATCCGCCTTCGACGCGGCCATCTGGGCCCATAAGCTCGGCCGCCTGAAGAAGATCACCGTCCTATCCTCTTCCATGGTTTTCGAGAACGCGGTCCGCTTCCCTTCTCCCGAGGGCCATCAGAAGGAATGCCCGCCGCCTTTTTCCACCTACGGTTTCCAGAAGCTGGCCACCGAGTACTTCGCCTTGGGCGCCTGGCAGCAATACCAGCTTCCGTATACGATCCTAAGGCCCTTCAATTGCATCGGAACGGGCGAGAAGCGCGCTTTGGGCGGGGCGGACGTGAAGTCGGGGAACGTCACCCTGGCCATGACCCACGTGGTGCCCGATCTGGTGGCCAAGGCGCTCAAGGGTCAGGATCCCTTGCGCATCCTCGGGGACGGCAGCCAGGTGCGGCATTATACCTACGGCGGGGATCTGGCCCGCGGCATCCGCCTGGCGATGGAATCGGAGCGGGCCCGGAACGAGGATTTCAACCTTTCCATCGGGACCAGCACCACGGTGCTGGAACTGGCCCGCATGATCTGGGGGAAGATCAATCCCGGCAAGCCCTTCCGCTACGAAAGCGATGCGCCCTTCTCGCATGACGTGCAATTGCGCGTGCCCGACATCGCCAAGGCCCGCGACGTTATCGGCTTCACGGCCCAGACCGGGCTGGACGCCGCCTTGGACGAGATCATCCCCTGGATCCGCCGCCAGATCGCCGCCGGGGGCATGTAG
- a CDS encoding nucleotide sugar dehydrogenase has product MTDRFEYDVCVIGGAGHVGLPLSIAFADRGLKTVIQDINAAALEPIESGVMPFMDKGADEALRRVIHKTLSATTDSAVAGKAKHVVVVIGTPVDPHLNPELRSLKRLTKELAPHLRDGQIVILRSTLYPGTTEHVRTDLQKHCPGVEVCFCPERIAQGKALEELHSLPQIVSGFHPDAVEAASALFRTLTPDIVVTTPLEAELTKLFTNSYRYIQFAIANQFYMIAGDYGVDFHRIYEAMTHQYPRLADFPKPGFASGPCLFKDTMQLSAFTNNKFFLGHGAMLVNEGLPNYLVEQAKKRMDLREKKVGILGMAFKAESDDKRESLSYKLRKVLEIEAAEVLCSDPYVRDAGFVPAETLLGESDLIFIGAPHARYKAMDFRGKPVVDVWDCLPFPSFLRGAA; this is encoded by the coding sequence ATGACGGATCGGTTCGAATACGACGTTTGCGTGATCGGGGGAGCGGGGCATGTGGGCCTTCCGCTTTCCATCGCCTTCGCCGATCGCGGCTTGAAGACGGTGATCCAGGATATCAACGCTGCGGCCCTCGAACCCATCGAGAGCGGCGTCATGCCTTTCATGGACAAGGGCGCCGACGAGGCCTTACGACGGGTCATCCATAAGACTTTATCGGCCACCACCGATTCCGCCGTCGCGGGAAAAGCCAAGCACGTCGTGGTGGTCATCGGTACGCCGGTGGATCCCCATCTCAATCCGGAACTCCGATCCCTGAAGCGCCTGACCAAGGAACTGGCTCCGCATCTCCGCGACGGCCAGATCGTCATCCTGCGCAGCACCCTTTACCCGGGAACCACCGAGCACGTGCGCACCGACCTGCAAAAGCATTGCCCGGGAGTGGAAGTATGCTTCTGCCCCGAGCGCATCGCCCAGGGCAAGGCCCTGGAAGAACTGCATTCCCTGCCGCAGATCGTTTCCGGATTCCATCCCGATGCGGTGGAAGCCGCCTCCGCCTTGTTCCGGACGCTCACCCCGGACATCGTGGTCACCACCCCCTTGGAGGCCGAACTCACCAAGCTGTTCACCAACTCCTACCGCTATATCCAGTTTGCCATCGCCAACCAGTTCTACATGATCGCCGGCGATTATGGCGTGGATTTCCACCGTATCTACGAGGCCATGACCCACCAGTATCCGCGCCTGGCCGATTTCCCGAAGCCGGGTTTCGCTTCAGGACCTTGCCTGTTCAAGGACACCATGCAATTGTCCGCCTTCACGAATAACAAGTTCTTCCTGGGCCACGGGGCCATGCTCGTTAACGAAGGCCTGCCCAACTACCTTGTCGAGCAGGCGAAGAAGCGCATGGACCTGCGCGAGAAGAAGGTGGGGATACTGGGCATGGCCTTCAAGGCGGAGAGCGATGATAAGCGCGAATCGTTGTCGTATAAGCTGCGCAAGGTGCTGGAGATCGAGGCCGCCGAGGTGCTCTGTTCCGACCCGTATGTGCGCGACGCGGGCTTCGTGCCCGCGGAAACCCTTCTCGGCGAGAGCGACCTGATCTTCATCGGGGCGCCGCACGCCCGTTACAAGGCCATGGATTTCCGCGGCAAACCCGTGGTGGACGTATGGGATTGCCTGCCTTTCCCCAGCTTCCTGCGGGGCGCGGCATGA
- a CDS encoding class I SAM-dependent methyltransferase encodes MTQYVAKPCLFCPGGACFEELYPRNFRDEDLNPAVFSARRVTEHFHYRMVRCRETGLVFSREVLPDAMLEQLYAESHVTFNAYAGIIRRDYWKPFAPFAAEEERGAALEIGCSTGFFLEELLDRGYREVHGCEPSAEARRLASPRVAGAIRGGLFSDSLFPDARFDLVCSFQTLDHAADPAAMLAACFRKTRPGGLLYLIVHDAEGLQARLFGEKSPIIDVEHIYLFSRKTLALAAARAGYQPLSVFPIRNSYPLEYWITHAPIPFRRAIAKAAQASGLGRLRLPLSLGNIGMVARKPAEG; translated from the coding sequence ATGACCCAGTATGTCGCCAAGCCCTGCCTATTCTGCCCAGGCGGAGCCTGCTTCGAAGAGTTGTATCCGCGGAACTTCCGCGACGAAGATCTCAATCCCGCCGTCTTCTCGGCGCGGCGCGTCACCGAGCATTTCCATTACCGCATGGTCCGCTGCCGGGAAACCGGCCTGGTTTTCTCGCGCGAGGTGCTTCCGGACGCCATGCTGGAGCAGTTGTACGCAGAAAGCCATGTCACCTTCAATGCCTATGCCGGCATCATCCGGCGGGATTACTGGAAGCCCTTCGCGCCTTTCGCCGCCGAAGAGGAACGGGGCGCGGCCCTGGAAATCGGATGCAGCACGGGGTTCTTCTTGGAAGAGTTGTTGGACCGGGGTTACCGGGAGGTCCACGGCTGCGAGCCCAGCGCCGAGGCCCGCCGCCTGGCCTCCCCGCGCGTGGCCGGCGCGATCCGCGGCGGGCTCTTCTCGGACAGCCTATTCCCGGACGCCCGTTTCGATCTGGTGTGCTCCTTCCAGACCCTCGATCATGCCGCCGATCCCGCCGCCATGCTGGCCGCCTGCTTCCGCAAGACCCGCCCCGGGGGATTGCTTTACCTCATCGTCCATGACGCCGAGGGCCTGCAAGCCCGCCTCTTCGGGGAGAAATCGCCCATCATCGATGTCGAGCATATCTACCTGTTCAGCCGCAAGACCTTGGCCCTGGCGGCCGCCCGCGCCGGCTACCAACCCTTAAGCGTTTTTCCCATCCGCAATTCCTATCCCCTGGAATATTGGATCACCCATGCCCCCATTCCCTTCCGGCGCGCCATCGCCAAAGCGGCGCAGGCTTCCGGGCTGGGCCGCCTGCGCCTCCCTTTAAGCCTCGGCAATATCGGGATGGTGGCCCGAAAGCCCGCCGAAGGGTAA